In Luteitalea sp., a single window of DNA contains:
- a CDS encoding helix-turn-helix domain-containing protein → MGRTTSLPYRAQVMSRGLQILDLLAESGGELGPGTLAARLALHRSTIHRILTVLECHGLVRRSATRGKYSLGMKLFTLGNRASAQLELRDHAEPFLYRLVQQTGEDAHLCILDGTEMLSIAQVVGPRRVRIPATIGRRTPTHCTSVGKALMAFLPDTMLDALTARLALRPYTSRTLTTGSALKTELMRVRERGFAIDNEEIEEGLRCVGAPVHDHTGQVIASISVAAPASHLNNERLAAFVRAVMTAARGLSVDLGNNGERPSIGDFTIRST, encoded by the coding sequence ATGGGACGCACGACCTCACTGCCGTATCGTGCACAGGTCATGAGTCGTGGCCTCCAGATCCTCGATCTGTTGGCCGAGTCAGGCGGAGAGCTTGGGCCCGGCACACTGGCAGCGCGACTCGCGCTTCACCGCAGCACCATTCATCGGATTCTCACGGTCCTCGAGTGTCACGGATTGGTGAGACGCAGCGCCACGCGCGGCAAATACAGCCTCGGCATGAAGCTCTTCACGCTGGGAAACAGAGCCAGCGCCCAGCTCGAGCTCCGCGACCACGCCGAGCCGTTTCTCTACAGGCTCGTGCAGCAGACCGGTGAGGATGCACACCTCTGCATCCTCGACGGCACGGAGATGTTGTCCATCGCGCAGGTGGTAGGTCCGCGCCGCGTGCGCATCCCGGCCACGATCGGACGACGGACGCCCACGCACTGCACGTCGGTTGGGAAGGCGCTGATGGCGTTCCTGCCCGATACCATGCTGGACGCGCTGACCGCACGGCTCGCTCTTCGGCCCTACACCAGTCGTACTCTGACCACCGGGTCCGCCCTCAAGACGGAGCTGATGCGTGTCCGCGAGCGCGGCTTCGCCATCGACAACGAGGAGATCGAAGAAGGTCTACGCTGTGTCGGCGCGCCGGTGCACGATCACACCGGCCAGGTCATTGCATCGATCAGCGTTGCGGCGCCCGCCTCCCATTTGAACAATGAGCGCCTCGCCGCGTTCGTGAGGGCCGTCATGACGGCGGCGCGCGGTTTGTCAGTCGATCTCGGCAACAACGGCGAACGACCGTCCATCGGGGACTTTACCATCCGTAGCACGTAG
- a CDS encoding FtsX-like permease family protein: MAELVCQHLLSDRLQLPLRSVTPEYFDAMGIAFIDGRGFRPSDDDDTPRVAVINDALARRYFAVANPIGRRMRFADATDETIEIVGLVTNTRTEALSQHAEPEIYFPLWQMGAFSKHLILRARSDPHALGPLARRALHAVEPTASVEHIKTMADIRRESVAPRTFAVRLLAGFALVATALALVGIYGVLSLSVGSRTKEIAVRMAVGAQRQEILRLILGEGFRLILLGLVLGMGVAVLLGQALAALLFEATPTDPIGLAAAALLFGTLALLASLVPAYRAARVDPMRALRHT, translated from the coding sequence ATGGCTGAATTAGTTTGTCAACACCTTCTTAGTGACCGACTGCAATTACCCTTGCGTTCCGTGACCCCCGAGTACTTCGACGCCATGGGAATCGCGTTCATCGACGGACGCGGCTTTCGTCCTTCCGATGATGACGACACTCCCCGTGTTGCCGTGATCAATGACGCGCTGGCACGGCGCTACTTCGCCGTCGCCAACCCGATTGGAAGGAGGATGCGCTTCGCCGACGCAACCGATGAAACAATCGAGATCGTGGGCCTCGTGACCAACACTCGAACGGAAGCCCTGAGCCAGCACGCGGAGCCCGAGATTTATTTTCCGCTCTGGCAGATGGGCGCGTTCTCCAAGCATCTGATCCTTCGCGCCAGGTCCGATCCGCATGCTCTCGGCCCGCTGGCGAGACGTGCGCTCCATGCCGTCGAGCCCACGGCGTCGGTCGAGCACATCAAGACGATGGCGGACATCCGCCGAGAGTCGGTGGCGCCTCGAACATTCGCCGTGCGCCTGCTGGCGGGCTTTGCCCTCGTGGCAACCGCCTTGGCGCTCGTGGGGATCTACGGGGTGCTTTCCCTGTCGGTCGGCTCACGCACCAAAGAGATCGCTGTACGGATGGCAGTCGGCGCTCAGCGGCAGGAAATCCTTCGGCTGATTCTGGGTGAAGGATTTCGACTGATCCTTCTCGGCTTGGTGCTGGGGATGGGCGTCGCCGTGCTGCTGGGGCAAGCGCTCGCGGCGCTACTCTTCGAAGCAACGCCGACCGATCCGATAGGACTGGCGGCAGCTGCGCTGCTCTTCGGCACCCTGGCGCTGCTGGCGTCCCTGGTGCCCGCTTACCGGGCCGCGCGGGTCGACCCCATGCGGGCGCTACGTCATACATGA
- a CDS encoding HigA family addiction module antidote protein, producing MPTKSKSRTTTTTGKPVLVRAVQPGNILRHDVLDPLGLTQTAAATRLGVPVQTVNQIVRGKRAISADMALKLERAFEVSAEFWLRLQSDWDLQQARERSQAA from the coding sequence ATGCCTACGAAGTCAAAGTCGAGGACTACCACGACCACGGGTAAGCCCGTACTCGTGCGTGCGGTGCAGCCCGGCAACATCCTGCGCCATGACGTGCTCGACCCGCTCGGGCTCACGCAAACGGCGGCGGCCACCCGGCTCGGGGTGCCAGTCCAAACCGTGAACCAGATCGTTCGCGGCAAGCGCGCTATTTCAGCAGACATGGCCCTGAAGCTCGAACGCGCGTTCGAGGTGTCCGCGGAGTTCTGGCTCCGCCTGCAAAGCGATTGGGACCTGCAGCAAGCGCGCGAGCGGAGCCAGGCGGCCTAG